The genomic DNA ATGGATATAGTTTCTTTATGGGACAAAACCCTACAATTAATAAAAGGTGACTTAACTTCAGTAAGTTTTAATACCTTTTTTAAAAACATCGTACCATTAAAAATACATCTTAATGATTTAATCTTACTGGCTCCTAGTGATTTTAATAAAGATATCTTAGAGAATAGATATTTACATTTAATTGAAGATGCTATTAGTCAACTGTCATTAAAAAAATATAATATTAAATTTGTATTGAGCGAAAAAGAGGTTGCTGATTTAAATTCTGATAGCACAGATTTAAATTATAGAGTTCTTTACCCCAATCTAAATCCAAAATACACATTTGATACATTCGTTATTGGTAATAGCAATAGATTTGCACATGCTGCATGCGTTGCAGTTGCAGAATCTCCAGCTAAAGCTTATAACCCACTTTTTTTGTATGGAGGAGTTGGATTAGGTAAGACTCACCTAATGCATGCTATAGGTCATCATATTGTTAGTCAAAAAAAAGACTCAAAAGTAGTTTACGTTTCTTCAGAAAAATTTACTAATGAACTTATAAACTCTATAAAAGACGATAAAAACGAAGAATTTAGGAATAAATATAGAAACGTAGATGTATTACTAATCGACGATATTCAATTTATAGCAGGAAAAGAAAGAACTCAAGAAGAGTTTTTCCATACATTCAATACTCTTCATGAAGCAAACAAACAAATAATTATATCTAGTGATAGACCGCCAAAAGACATACCTACACTAGAAGATAGGCTAAGATCGAGATTTGAAATGGGACTTATAACTGATATTCAAGCACCTGACTTTGAGACAAGAATTGCTATACTTAGAAAAAAGGCTCAACTAGAACGTATAGATGTGCCAAATGAGGTTATGTCATATATAGCAAAAAATATTAAGTCAAACATAAGGGAACTAGAAGGTGCATTAACTAGAGTGGTTGCTTATTCTTCTCTTAGCAATAGGGTAATATCTTTTGATCTTGCTACAGAAGCTTTAAAAGATATTATAACAACTTCTAAAAATGAAGAAATAAATGTTCTCAGAATAAAAGAAAAAGTATCTTCTGTATTCAATTTAAAGATGGAAGATTTTAATTCTAAAAAAAGAACACGTTCAATAGCTTATCCAAGACAGATAGCTATGTATTTAACGCGCGAGCTTACTGATTTATCCCTTCCTAAAATAGGTGAAGAGTTTGGGGGTAGAGACCATACAACAGTAATTCATGCTCATGACAAAGTATCTAAGGATATAGAAGAAAGTGAAGAAATTAAGACTAAAATAGACAAAATTATATCAGATTTGAAGGGATAATTTATACACAATTGTATGTTTATATCTCTTGAATAACCTGTTAATACTTTTTTTGAACAAAAATTATTAACAAATTATCAAGTCTAAAATAACAAAGATATTAACATCTTATACACATGTTAATATCTTTGTATTTATAATGTTATACATACTTATTAACATTATCAACAACACCTACTACTATTACTACTATGATTTTAACTTATTTTTATATATAAAAAGCCAGAGGAGGTTATCCACATTGAAAATAATTTGTAATCAAAAAATCCTAGCAAATAGAATTGGAATTGCTCAAAAAGCTATTAATGGAAAAACAACAATAGAATTATTAAAAGGTATACTTATATCTACAGAAGAAGGTCAATTAAAACTTACTGGATATGATGCTGAAATAGGAATAGAAACTTATGTACAAGCAGAAATCATAGAAAAAGGTGATGTTGTTGTAGATGCAAGGCTATTTGGAGATATAATTAGAAAATTACCAGATTCCTTTGTTGAGATAGAAACTGATTCAGAAAATAATATTTACATAAATTGTGTAAATTCAAGATTTAAAATTAAAGGTTATGCAGCAAAAGAATTTCCTAAATTACCAGAATTAAATGAAGAAGATTTATATAGCATACCTCAAGAAATCCTAAAAAATATGATTAAACAAACTGTATTTGCTATCTCACAGGACCAAACAAAACCTGTTTTAATGGGAGAACTTTTAGAAATTGTAGATAGAAACTTAAATTTAGTAGCAATTGATGGATATAGATTAGCTGTAAAAAGTTGTTCGGTTGATAGTTTAACTGAAAATATAAAAGTCATAATTCCTGGAAAGACACTTATAGATGTAAATAGTTTGCTTTCTGGAGAGGATAATGTTAAAGTTGGATTTAACGAAAAAAATGCTATTTTTATAATTAATGATACGAAAATTATTACAAGATTGCTTGAAGGAGATTTTATTGATTATAAAAAATTATTGCCAAGAGAACATAACAGCAGAGTTAAATTAAATACTAAGGAACTTTTAAATAGTATAGAGAGAGCGTCTTTATTGTCTCAATCAGAAAAAAATAATCTTATAAAGTTATCTATAAGAGATAAAGTAATGGCAATTACTTCTAATACAGAAAAAGGAAATGTGTATGAAGAAGTTGAAATAGATTTAGATGGAGATTACCTAGATATAGCTTTCAATTCTAGATATTTTATCGAAGGTTTGAAAAATATAGATAATGAGGAAATATTTATAGAATTTACTACAAATGTAAATCCTTGTATAATTAAACCAACAGATGATGTTAATTATATTTACTTACTGCTTCCAGTAAGAATATCATCAAATATATAGCAGACATGAAGGAGTTGTCTTTTGTAGAAAATTTTTCTAATCTTAGACAACTCCTTTTATAAGCATATTTATGGTATAATATACTTTTAGTGTATCAATAGGAATTTGTTTAAAATAGTGACAAGGAGGAACTATTATGACTGAAATAACTATAGAATCAGAATATATAAAGTTGGATCAATTTCTTAAATTAGCAGAGATTGCATCAACAGGAGGTCATGCAAAATTTTTAATTCAAGAAGGTTTAGTGACAGTAAATGATGAAATAGAATTAAGAAGAGGAAAAAAGATAAAATCAGGAGATATAGTTGAAATAGAAGGAACTAAAATAAAAGTATTGTAAAAAAAGGAGAACTTTTTGTGAAACTTAAAAGTTTGCAACTTGTTAATTTTAGAAATTATAAAAAGTTGCATCTGGAATTTAATGGGAAAGTAAATCTACTTGTTGGTAAAAATGGTCAAGGAAAGACAAATATAGTAGAATCTATTTATATGCTTTCTTTTGGAAAATCATTTAGGACTAACAAAGATAAAGAAATGGTTAGATTTAATAGTGAAAACTTATATATTGGAGGAAGTTTTTCAAAATATAATAAATATAGTCTAATAGAGCTAATTATTGGAAAAGATAAAAAAGGGATAAGAATAAATAAAGTTCCTTTACAAAAGATACAAGAACTACTTGGCAACTTAAATGTTGTTATATTTTCTCCTGAGGATTTAAGGTTGGTTAAAGAGGGTCCTAAAGAAAGAAGGGCATTTATAGACAAAGAGATTAGTCAGATTATACCTAAATATTATAAATATCTTACCAATTATAATAAAACACTTTCTCAAAGGAGTAGGGTGCTTAAAAATATACATGTTGATGAAGCTTTATTAGATGTATATGATGATACGTTAGCAAAGTATGGAAGTTATATTTATATTTTGCGTAGAGACTTTATAAAAAAGATAGCTAATATATCTGAAAATATGCATATGAATTTGACTAATGGAGTTGAAAGATTATCAATTCGATATAAAAATCAAATAAATATAACTGATGAAGATACTATAGATACAGTATATAATAAATTTTTAGCCAAGTTGTCATCGAATAGACCTAATGATATAGAATCTAAGACTACCAGATATGGTATACACAAAGATGACTTAAATATATTCATAAATGATTTAGATGCAAGACTTTTTGGTTCACAAGGTCAACAAAGAACTGCTTCAATATCATTAAAGTTATCAGAGATAGAATTAATAAAAAATGAAGTTGAAGAATATCCAGTATTAATTTTAGATGATGTTTTTAGTGAGTTAGATGAAGCAAGACAAAAACTTTTAGTAAATAATTTAAGCAATGTTCAAATGTTTATAACAAGTGCTGAAGTTTCACATAAAAAAATATTTGATGAAAAAAATGTTACAATATTTAATATTGAAAATGGCGATGTTATTAGCATAGAGAATGGAGGAAATTAAATGAAACAAGAATACGGTGCAAGTCAGATACAAGTATTAGAGGGATTAGAAGCCGTTAGAAAAAGACCAGGTATGTATATTGGTAGTACAAGCCCTAGAGGTTTACATCACTTAGTTTATGAAGTTGTAGATAATAGTATAGATGAGGCTTTACAAGGATATTGTTCAGACATATATGTATCTATTAATGAAGATGGCAGTGTTTTAGTAAAAGATAACGGAAGAGGTATACCTGTTGAAATACATCCTAAAACTGGTAAATCAACTTTAGAAACAGTATTAACTAATCTTCATGCAGGAGGAAAGTTTGGAGGCGGAGGATATAAAGTATCTGGAGGTCTTCATGGAGTTGGTGTTTCTGTAGTTAATGCATTGTCAAAATGGATGGTAGCAGAGGTTTATTTAAACGGAAAGATATATAAGCAGACATATGAGAAAGGATTGCCAACATCTAAGCTTGAAGTAGTTGGAGAATCTCAAGATAAAGGAACAATGATTCAATTTATGCCAGATGAGACAATATTTGATGAAATAGAGTTTAAATATGAAACATTGGAGTATAGGCTTAGAGAACTTTCTTTCTTGAATAAAGGAATAAAAATAGTATTTGAAGATAAAAGAGAAGGACAAGAAAAAAGAAAAGAATTTCACTATACAGGTGGTTTGGTAGAATATATTAAGTATTTAAATAAATCTAGAACTGGTATACATGATGACATAGTTTATATAGATAAAAAGGTTGATGATTGTTTTGTTGAACTAGCTATGCAATATACAGATGGTTATACAGAGAACATATATTCTTTTGCAAACAATATAAATACACATGAAGGTGGTTCTCATTTAAGTGGATTTAAAGCAGCTCTTACTAAAACTGTAAATGATTATGCTAAGAGAAATAAATTTTTAAAGGAAAATGATGTTAACCTACTTGGTGAAGACATAAGAGAAGGTCTTACAGCAGTAGTATCAGTTAAATTACCAGAACCTCAATTTGAAGGTCAAACTAAAACAAAGCTAGGTAATAGCTTTATGAGAGGTATAGTTGATAGTGTAACAGTTGATGAACTGGGGTCTTTCCTAGAAGAAAACCCATCAACAGCAAGAATCATAGTTGATAAAGCTTTAAGAGCACAAAGAGCTAGAGAAGCTGCAAAAAAAGCAAGAGAATTAACAAGGAGAAAAAGTGTATTAGAAAGTACATCTTTACCTGGAAAACTTGCAGATTGTGCAGAAAAAGATCCATCTAAAAGTGAAATATTCTTAGTCGAAGGGGATTCAGCGGGAGGTTCAGCTAAACAAGGTAGAGATAGAAATAGTCAAGCTATACTTCCATTAAGAGGGAAAATACTTAATGTTGAGAAATCAAGACTAGATAGGATACTATCTTCAGATGAAATAAAAAATATGATAACAGCTTATGGTTGTGGTATTGGAGAAGATTTTGATATAGATAAGGCTAGGTATCATAAAATTATAATTATGACCGATGCTGATGTAGACGGAGCCCATATAAGAACTTTATTATTAACATTCTTCTTTAGATATATGAGACCTCTTATAGATGAGGGGTATGTTTATGCAGCACAGCCACCTTTATATAAAGTGACAAAGCAAAAGAAGGAACATTATGTTTACTCAGATAAAGAGTTAAATATCTTACTAGATGAAATTGGAAGAAATGGTGTTGAACTTCAAAGGTACAAAGGTCTTGGAGAGATGAATGCAGAGCAATTATGGGAAACAACTATGAATCCTGAGACAAGAACTTTATTACAAGTTACTGTAGAAGATGCTGCAATTGCAGATGAAGTATTTTCAATGCTTATGGGTGATAAGGTTGCTCCAAGAAAAGAATTTATAGAAGAAAATGCAAGATTTGTTAGAAACTTAGATATATAGAGAGAGGGGATTAGTATACATGGAAGAAAATAACAAAATACTCCCTATTGAAATAGCGGAAGAAATGAAAAAATCGTATATTGATTATTCAATGAGTGTTATAGCTGGACGTGCTCTTCCTGATGTTAGAGATGGTTTAAAGCCAGTTCATAGAAGAATATTATATTCAATGAGTGAGTTAAATTTAACTCCAGATAAACCATACAGGAAGTCAGCTCGTATTGTTGGGGACGTTTTAGGTAAGTACCATCCTCATGGAGATACTGCTGTTTATTATGCTATGGTAAGAATGGCACAAGATTTTTCAACTAGAGCACTTTTAGTAGATGGTCATGGTAACTTTGGTTCTGTTGATGGGGATTCACCAGCTGCTATGCGTTATACAGAAGCTAAAATGAGTAAATTATCATTAGAACTACTAAGAGATATTGAAAAGGAAACTGTAGACTTTAAACCAAACTTTGATGAGTCGTTAAAAGAGCCTTCAGTATTGCCAGCTAGATATCCTAATTTATTAGTAAATGGCTCAAATGGTATAGCTGTTGGTATGGCAACTTCAATACCTCCACATAATTTAGCAGAAGTAATTGATGCAACTGTATATTTGATAGATAATCCAGAGTGTAGTGTAGATGATTTAATAAAATTTGTTCAAGGACCAGATTTCCCTACAGCTGCAATTATAATGGGAAAAGAAAGTATAGCAGAAGCATACAGAACTGGAAGAGGAAAAGTTAAAGTTAGGTCTAGAGCTTTTATAGAAGAGCTACCAAAAGGAAAACAGCAAATAATAGTTACAGAAATACCTTATCAAGTAAATAAGGCTAAACTCGTTGAAAGAATAGCAGAGTTAGTTAAAGAAAAGAGAATAGAAGGTATATCAGACCTAAGAGACGAAAGTAATAGAAATGGTATGAGAATTGTTATAGAATTAAAGAGGGATGCTAATGCTAATATAGTATTAAATAATTTGTATAAACATTCTCAAATGGAAGATACTTTTAGTATAATAATGCTTGCACTTGTAGATGGTCAGCCAAGAGTTTTAAATCTTAAACAAATATTATATCATTATATTAAACATCAAGAAGATGTTGTTACAAGAAGAACTAAATTTGAACTAAATAAAGCTGAAGCAAGAGCACATATTTTAGAAGGATTAAAGATTGCTTTAGATAATATAGATGCTGTTATAAGCTTGATAAGAGCTTCAAAGACTGGGCAAGAAGCTAAGCTAGGTTTAATAGAAAAATTCAAATTAACTGAAATCCAAGCACAAGCTATATTAGATATGAGACTTCAAAGACTTACAGGTTTAGAAAGAGATAAGATAGAAGCTGAATATGAAGATTTAATCAAGAAGATAAATAGATTAAAAGAGATTTTAGCTGATGAAAGATTACTTTTAAATGTAATAAAGGATGAAATTACAATAATAAAAGAAAATTACTCTGATGAGAGAAGAACAGAAATAAGACATGCTGAAGGCGAAATAGATATGAGAGATCTTATAAGTGATGAAGAAATAGCAATAACTCTTACTCACTTTGGATATATAAAAAGGCTTCCATCTGATACTTATAAGAGTCAAAAAAGGGGTGGAAGAGGTATTTCAGCACTTACAACTAGAGAAGAAGATTTTGTAAGGCACTTGGTAACTACAACTACTCATAGTAGACTATTATTCTTTACAAATAAAGGTAGAGTATTTAAATTAAATGCATATGAAATACCAGAAGGTAAGAGACAGGCTAAAGGTACTGCTATAGTGAATTTACTTCAATTGTCAGCAGATGAGAAAATTGCTACTCTAATACCTATTGATGGTAATGATGAAAATGAATATTTATTACTTGCAACGAAAAAAGGTATTGTTAAAAAGACTAAGAGAGAAGAGTTCAAAAATATAAATAAATCTGGTCTTATTGCTATAGGTTTAAGAGATGATGATGAGCTTATTGGAGTAGAACTTACAGATGGAAAACAAGAAGTACTTTTAGTAACTAAAGAAGGTATGTCTATAAGATTTGATGAAAATGATATAAGATATATGGGTAGAACAGCAATGGGTGTAAAAGGTATAACTTTAAGTAAAGAAGATTTTGTTGTGTCTATGAACCTTTGCAGTAAAGGTACAGATGTGTTAGTTGTAAGTAAGAATGGTTTTGGAAAGAGAACAAATATAGAAGAGTATAGAAGTCAAATAAGAGCTGGTAAAGGAATTAAAACTTATAATATATCTGAAAAAACTGGTACAATTGTAGGTGCAGATATGGTCAACGAAGATGATGAGATAATGATTATAAATTCTGATGGAGTTCTTATTAGAATAAGAGTCAATGAAATATCACTGTTTGGAAGAGTTACAAGTGGTGTTAAATTAATGAAGACGAATGATGAAGTCAATGTAGTTTCGATTGCCAAAATAAATATTGAAGAAGAATAGGATAAATATCCTATTCTTTTTGTATAATGTAGTTAGATAAAAATTTAAAATTGAAAGGAGTAATTGTTATGTGCAATAAAAGAAGTTGTAAAAAAGGTGGATTTTTATTATTAGGAGCTATTTTAGGGTTTATATTTGGTATGTTTTTTGCACCTAAAAAAGGTTCTGAACTAAGAAAAGAAACAAAAGAGAAGTTTAATGATGTTAAAGAAAATCCAAAAGAAGTTCTACATGAAACATTTAATGATGTTAAAGAGAGAATAATAAATTTAGTGGATGATGATAATAATGAAGAAGATATAAAGATTTCAGAAGAAGATATAGTAATAAGTAAAAGCTTTGATGATGAGGGAGATGTTAACTAATGAATGCATGGGGGTGGCAAATTGGAGCAGTGTTAGTAGGAAGCTCTGCTCTTATAGTAGCAATTTATTTAGCTAAAACTCTAAACAGCATAAATAAGGTTGTTGAAAAGGCATATAAGATTGTAGATTATAATGAAAGACATATACAAGATATTGTTGAAAATGCATCATCAATATCAAAGGGAATAGATGATATAGTTTATGTAATTAATAAAATATTGAGTATAGGAAATATATTTAAAATTATTAAAAGGAAATAGGAGGTTTTTACATGTCTATGAATATTGATTCAAATTTAGATTCACAAAATAAATTTTGGAATGTTTGTCTTGATGGAGAACTTGATGTTTCTACAGCAGATAAACTAAAGGAACATTTACATGCTTTAATAGAAAAAAATATGTTAGATGTAAAGATTAATCTTAAAGATTTAGATTATATAGACTCAACAGGCTTAGGAGCTATGATAGGTGTATTAAAAAAATTAAAAATAAATGAAAAAGAGATATACATAGTAAATCCTAAGAGTAACGTAAGAAAGATTTTTACTATAACAGGTCTAGATAAAATATTTAAAGTGGAGGGATAAACTTTGGCTTGTGAGACTATAAAGATGGAAATTACTACAAATCCAGATTATGTTAGTATAATAAGATTAACAGCATCTGGAATTGCCAATAAGATGGGTTTTCCAATAGATGATATAGAAGATATAAAGGTAGCAGTATCTGAAGCATGTACAAATGCAATAAAACACAGTAAAGATGATGTGTTTTATATAGTATTTAATATTTTAGATAATGCAATTAATATAGAAATTCAAGATAATGGAAAAGGATATGATGTTAGCTCAATAAGTACACCAGATTTAGAGAATCCAAAAGAGAGTGGTCTTGGATTGTTTATAATTAAAACTTTAATGGATGATGTAGATATTGAATCAGAACATAATCAAGGGACAAAAATAAAAATGACTAAATATTTAGGAGTTGATATTTAATGAAAAATGTAGCTAATGCTACACATTACCTAAATATGGATACAAAAGAGCTATTTAATTTATATAATAAAAATAAAAATGTAGACATTAGAAATATTCTTATTGAAAGACATCTGTATTTAGCAAGATTGTTAGCTAAGAAGTATATAAACAAAGGTGTTGATTTTGAAGATATATATCAAGTTGCTTCATTGGCATTAATTTATGCTATTGATAGATATGATGTTGAGAAAGGATTTGAGTTCTCCAGCTTTGCAACACCAACTATAGTAGGAGAAATAAAAAAGTATTTTAGAGATAAAGTATGGACACTTAGAGTCCCAAGAAGAATACAGGAATTAAGCAAAAAGATAAGTGATGCGAAGATTAAATTAGAACAAGAAAATAAGAAGCATCCAAAGGTAAAAGATATAGCTGATTATATAGGCGTTAGTGAAGAAGATGTTTTAGAGGCTATGGAGGCTTCTTATGGATATCAACCAATGTCTTTGGATTCATCAAGTAATGATGATTCAGAGGATAAAGATATAACTCTTATTGATAAGATTGGAAAAGAAGAAGGTAACTTTGGAAGTATAGAGTATGAAGATTTTATTAATAAGTTTATTGAAACTTTAAATGAATTAGAAGTTAAAATTTTTAAAGATAGATTTTTCTTTGATAAAACACAATCTAGTATAGCTAAAGAACTAGGGATATCACAGATGACTGTTTCTAGACTAGAGAAAAAGGTAGTAGAGAAGCTGAAAAAAGAATATGAAAAAAATTTATAAAAAAATATAAAAAAAGTATTGACCTACTGTTTTAAAGATGGTATAGTATTACTTGTCCTTGAAAAAAGGAACAAGAAATAAACACGAACATTGAAAATTAAACAGTAGGTTAATTTATATTAAGAAACAAACCATAAAGCCAGATATTTTGATAACAATAGTATCTGAGCCTGATAAACTTTTATTTGAGAGTTTGATCCTGGCTCAGGATGAACGCTGGCGGCGTGCCTAACACATGCAAGTTGAGCGATTTACTTCGGTAAAGAGCGGCGGACGGGTGAGTAACGCGTGGGTAACCTACCCTGTACACACGGATAACATACCGAAAGGTATGCTAATACGGGATAATATATTTGAGAGGCATCTCTTGAATATCAAAGGTGAGCCAGTACAGGATGGACCCGCGTCTGATTAGCTAGTTGGTAAGGTAACGGCTTACCAAGGCGACGATCAGTAGCCGACCTGAGAGGGTGATCGGCCACATTGGAACTGAGACACGGTCCAAACTCCTACGGGAGGCAGCAGTGGGGAATATTGCACAATGGGCGAAAGCCTGATGCAGCAACGCCGCGTGAGTGATGAAGGCCTTCGGGTCGTAAAACTCTGTCCTCAAGGAAGATAATGACGGTACTTGAGGAGGAAGCCCCGGCTAACTACGTGCCAGCAGCCGCGGTAATACGTAGGGGGCTAGCGTTATCCGGATTTACTGGGCGTAAAGGGTGCGTAGGCGGTCTTTCAAGTCAG from Clostridioides difficile ATCC 9689 = DSM 1296 includes the following:
- the dnaN gene encoding DNA polymerase III subunit beta; this translates as MKIICNQKILANRIGIAQKAINGKTTIELLKGILISTEEGQLKLTGYDAEIGIETYVQAEIIEKGDVVVDARLFGDIIRKLPDSFVEIETDSENNIYINCVNSRFKIKGYAAKEFPKLPELNEEDLYSIPQEILKNMIKQTVFAISQDQTKPVLMGELLEIVDRNLNLVAIDGYRLAVKSCSVDSLTENIKVIIPGKTLIDVNSLLSGEDNVKVGFNEKNAIFIINDTKIITRLLEGDFIDYKKLLPREHNSRVKLNTKELLNSIERASLLSQSEKNNLIKLSIRDKVMAITSNTEKGNVYEEVEIDLDGDYLDIAFNSRYFIEGLKNIDNEEIFIEFTTNVNPCIIKPTDDVNYIYLLLPVRISSNI
- the yaaA gene encoding S4 domain-containing protein YaaA → MTEITIESEYIKLDQFLKLAEIASTGGHAKFLIQEGLVTVNDEIELRRGKKIKSGDIVEIEGTKIKVL
- the recF gene encoding DNA replication/repair protein RecF (All proteins in this family for which functions are known are DNA-binding proteins that assist the filamentation of RecA onto DNA for the initiation of recombination or recombinational repair.); this encodes MKLKSLQLVNFRNYKKLHLEFNGKVNLLVGKNGQGKTNIVESIYMLSFGKSFRTNKDKEMVRFNSENLYIGGSFSKYNKYSLIELIIGKDKKGIRINKVPLQKIQELLGNLNVVIFSPEDLRLVKEGPKERRAFIDKEISQIIPKYYKYLTNYNKTLSQRSRVLKNIHVDEALLDVYDDTLAKYGSYIYILRRDFIKKIANISENMHMNLTNGVERLSIRYKNQINITDEDTIDTVYNKFLAKLSSNRPNDIESKTTRYGIHKDDLNIFINDLDARLFGSQGQQRTASISLKLSEIELIKNEVEEYPVLILDDVFSELDEARQKLLVNNLSNVQMFITSAEVSHKKIFDEKNVTIFNIENGDVISIENGGN
- the gyrB gene encoding DNA topoisomerase (ATP-hydrolyzing) subunit B: MKQEYGASQIQVLEGLEAVRKRPGMYIGSTSPRGLHHLVYEVVDNSIDEALQGYCSDIYVSINEDGSVLVKDNGRGIPVEIHPKTGKSTLETVLTNLHAGGKFGGGGYKVSGGLHGVGVSVVNALSKWMVAEVYLNGKIYKQTYEKGLPTSKLEVVGESQDKGTMIQFMPDETIFDEIEFKYETLEYRLRELSFLNKGIKIVFEDKREGQEKRKEFHYTGGLVEYIKYLNKSRTGIHDDIVYIDKKVDDCFVELAMQYTDGYTENIYSFANNINTHEGGSHLSGFKAALTKTVNDYAKRNKFLKENDVNLLGEDIREGLTAVVSVKLPEPQFEGQTKTKLGNSFMRGIVDSVTVDELGSFLEENPSTARIIVDKALRAQRAREAAKKARELTRRKSVLESTSLPGKLADCAEKDPSKSEIFLVEGDSAGGSAKQGRDRNSQAILPLRGKILNVEKSRLDRILSSDEIKNMITAYGCGIGEDFDIDKARYHKIIIMTDADVDGAHIRTLLLTFFFRYMRPLIDEGYVYAAQPPLYKVTKQKKEHYVYSDKELNILLDEIGRNGVELQRYKGLGEMNAEQLWETTMNPETRTLLQVTVEDAAIADEVFSMLMGDKVAPRKEFIEENARFVRNLDI
- the gyrA gene encoding DNA gyrase subunit A produces the protein MEENNKILPIEIAEEMKKSYIDYSMSVIAGRALPDVRDGLKPVHRRILYSMSELNLTPDKPYRKSARIVGDVLGKYHPHGDTAVYYAMVRMAQDFSTRALLVDGHGNFGSVDGDSPAAMRYTEAKMSKLSLELLRDIEKETVDFKPNFDESLKEPSVLPARYPNLLVNGSNGIAVGMATSIPPHNLAEVIDATVYLIDNPECSVDDLIKFVQGPDFPTAAIIMGKESIAEAYRTGRGKVKVRSRAFIEELPKGKQQIIVTEIPYQVNKAKLVERIAELVKEKRIEGISDLRDESNRNGMRIVIELKRDANANIVLNNLYKHSQMEDTFSIIMLALVDGQPRVLNLKQILYHYIKHQEDVVTRRTKFELNKAEARAHILEGLKIALDNIDAVISLIRASKTGQEAKLGLIEKFKLTEIQAQAILDMRLQRLTGLERDKIEAEYEDLIKKINRLKEILADERLLLNVIKDEITIIKENYSDERRTEIRHAEGEIDMRDLISDEEIAITLTHFGYIKRLPSDTYKSQKRGGRGISALTTREEDFVRHLVTTTTHSRLLFFTNKGRVFKLNAYEIPEGKRQAKGTAIVNLLQLSADEKIATLIPIDGNDENEYLLLATKKGIVKKTKREEFKNINKSGLIAIGLRDDDELIGVELTDGKQEVLLVTKEGMSIRFDENDIRYMGRTAMGVKGITLSKEDFVVSMNLCSKGTDVLVVSKNGFGKRTNIEEYRSQIRAGKGIKTYNISEKTGTIVGADMVNEDDEIMIINSDGVLIRIRVNEISLFGRVTSGVKLMKTNDEVNVVSIAKINIEEE
- a CDS encoding YtxH domain-containing protein — protein: MCNKRSCKKGGFLLLGAILGFIFGMFFAPKKGSELRKETKEKFNDVKENPKEVLHETFNDVKERIINLVDDDNNEEDIKISEEDIVISKSFDDEGDVN
- a CDS encoding STAS domain-containing protein: MSMNIDSNLDSQNKFWNVCLDGELDVSTADKLKEHLHALIEKNMLDVKINLKDLDYIDSTGLGAMIGVLKKLKINEKEIYIVNPKSNVRKIFTITGLDKIFKVEG
- a CDS encoding ATP-binding protein, producing MACETIKMEITTNPDYVSIIRLTASGIANKMGFPIDDIEDIKVAVSEACTNAIKHSKDDVFYIVFNILDNAINIEIQDNGKGYDVSSISTPDLENPKESGLGLFIIKTLMDDVDIESEHNQGTKIKMTKYLGVDI
- a CDS encoding SigB/SigF/SigG family RNA polymerase sigma factor produces the protein MKNVANATHYLNMDTKELFNLYNKNKNVDIRNILIERHLYLARLLAKKYINKGVDFEDIYQVASLALIYAIDRYDVEKGFEFSSFATPTIVGEIKKYFRDKVWTLRVPRRIQELSKKISDAKIKLEQENKKHPKVKDIADYIGVSEEDVLEAMEASYGYQPMSLDSSSNDDSEDKDITLIDKIGKEEGNFGSIEYEDFINKFIETLNELEVKIFKDRFFFDKTQSSIAKELGISQMTVSRLEKKVVEKLKKEYEKNL